Proteins encoded together in one Plasmodium cynomolgi strain B DNA, chromosome 9, whole genome shotgun sequence window:
- a CDS encoding ATP-dependent metalloprotease (putative) — MLLLFFFLFVDSNGLYNEVTQNDFFMNYLSKGYVDKIKLINKDYVKAYLNVHGMTKYHQKYVSFRIGNSDAFERKVELIQRDMNIQRDQIIEVQYTNETNVLDEVKSYVPTILFFLLFAFIFQKITLKNVASSGMDRLFKMNRMNPINKQQLKTDVRFSSVAGMKQAKEEIMEFVDFLRSPSKYEALGAKMPKGALLCGAPGTGKTLLAKAVAGEANVPFFNISGSDFIEVFVGIGPSRVRELFAQARKHAPSIIFIDEIDAVGRKRSKGGFAGGGNDERENTLNQMLVEMDGFHTSNDNVVVLAGTNRVDILDPAITRPGRFDRIVNISKPDINERSEIFQVHLKNLKLHHTLDIQSISYLLASLTPGFVGADIANVVNEGAIQCARRSNMVGVQVKDFELAIERVIGGLPKSSSLISPLEKKIISYHETGHALIGWLLEYADPVLKVSILPRSNGALGYSQHLSEEIMLFSRDAILDKVAVILGGRAAEELFIGKITTGAIDDLNKVTQLSYSYVSQYGMNKEIGLVSFQPNSSSEYSFYRPHSECLAHLIDNEVRSLIETQYNR; from the coding sequence atgttacttttattcttcttcctcttcgtgGATTCGAATGGATTATACAACGAAGTTACacaaaacgatttttttatgaattatttgtCAAAGGGATATGTAGATAAAATTAAGCTTATCAATAAGGATTACGTAAAGGCCTACCTAAACGTTCATGGCATGACTAAGTATCACCAAAAGTATGTAAGTTTTCGGATAGGAAACAGTGATGCGTTTGAGCGTAAGGTGGAGCTTATCCAAAGAGATATGAACATACAAAGAGACCAGATAATAGAAGTACAATACACAAATGAAACGAATGTATTGGATGAAGTAAAGAGTTACGTACCTACCATCTTGTTCTTCTTACTGTTCGCTTTTATAttccaaaaaataactcTAAAAAATGTAGCTAGTAGTGGTATGGATAGGTTattcaaaatgaacagaatgaatccaataaataaacaacaaTTAAAAACAGATGTTAGATTCTCAAGCGTTGCTGGGATGAAACAAGCCAAAGAGGAAATTATGGAATTTGTAGATTTTTTGAGAAGTCCATCTAAGTATGAAGCGTTAGGAGCTAAGATGCCTAAGGGAGCTCTTCTATGTGGTGCCCCTGGGACAGGAAAAACGTTACTAGCTAAAGCTGTAGCAGGAGAAGCtaatgtacctttttttaacataagtGGTAGTGACTTTATCGAAGTTTTCGTTGGCATTGGTCCCTCTAGAGTCAGAGAATTATTTGCTCAAGCAAGAAAACATGCACCATCAATCATATTTATTGACGAAATAGATGCAGTAGGTAGAAAGAGATCTAAAGGTGGGTtcgcaggaggaggaaatgaTGAAAGAGAAAATACATTAAATCAAATGCTAGTAGAAATGGATGGGTTTCATACATCTAATGATAATGTGGTAGTTTTGGCAGGAACTAATCGAGTTGATATTCTAGACCCAGCCATTACAAGACCGGGTAGATTTGATCGAATTGTTAATATAAGTAAGCCGGATATTAATGAAAGGTCTGAAATTTTTCAAGTTCATTTGAAGAACCTAAAATTACATCACACTTTGGATATACAAAGCATTAGCTACCTTTTAGCTTCTCTAACTCCAGGGTTTGTAGGTGCAGATATTGCAAATGTGGTGAATGAAGGAGCCATTCAATGTGCTAGGAGATCGAACATGGTTGGGGTTCAGGTGAAAGACTTCGAATTAGCTATCGAAAGAGTAATTGGTGGATTACCCAAATCGTCTTCTCTTATCTCCccattggaaaaaaaaattatttcctatCACGAAACAGGACATGCTCTCATCGGATGGCTACTCGAGTATGCTGACCCCGTTCTGAAGGTATCCATTTTACCAAGAAGTAATGGAGCCCTGGGTTACTCACAACATTTGTCAGAAGAAATTATGCTTTTTTCGAGAGATGCCATTTTGGATAAAGTAGCTGTGATTTTAGGAGGAAGGGCAGCTGAAGAATTATTTATCGGAAAAATCACCACAGGTGCTATTGACGATTTAAATAAAGTCACTCAGCTATCCTATTCCTACGTCTCTCAATACGGAATGAACAAAGAAATCGGACTAGTATCGTTTCAGCCGAACTCCTCAAGTGAGTACAGCTTTTACAGACCCCACTCTGAGTGCCTAGCGCATCTCATAGACAACGAGGTGCGCAGTCTCATTGAGACTCAGTACAACCGG